A genomic segment from Candidatus Leptovillus gracilis encodes:
- the radC gene encoding DNA repair protein RadC: METEKRAAYIPKIRDMAEHDRPRERLVKVGAGAVSSAELLAIVLRTGTGGENVLRLAERLLHTFGSIPGLARATIPELMSVKGIGQAKAVEIKAALEIGRRLMASAPEEKPRITSPADAANLLMSEMMFLEQEHLRLILLDTRNRVLGTPNIYIGSLNTSVIRIGELFRAALKANAAAFIVAHNHPSGDPSPSPEDVNVTRQLVAAGKLLDLDVLDHIVIGHQRYVSLKERGLGFDA; the protein is encoded by the coding sequence ATGGAAACGGAGAAAAGAGCGGCCTACATACCCAAGATTCGAGATATGGCCGAACATGACCGGCCGCGTGAACGGTTGGTCAAGGTGGGGGCCGGCGCGGTTTCGTCGGCCGAACTATTGGCGATTGTTTTACGTACCGGCACAGGCGGCGAAAATGTGCTGCGACTGGCCGAACGACTGCTGCACACCTTTGGCTCCATCCCCGGACTGGCGCGAGCGACCATCCCGGAATTGATGAGCGTCAAAGGCATCGGCCAGGCCAAGGCGGTGGAAATTAAAGCGGCTTTGGAAATTGGGCGGCGGCTGATGGCCAGCGCGCCGGAAGAAAAACCGCGCATCACATCGCCGGCCGACGCGGCTAATTTGTTGATGTCGGAGATGATGTTTTTGGAGCAGGAGCATTTGCGGCTTATTTTATTGGATACACGAAATCGGGTGCTGGGCACGCCCAACATTTATATCGGCAGCCTCAATACCTCGGTGATTCGCATTGGCGAATTGTTCCGCGCAGCCCTCAAGGCCAACGCGGCCGCCTTTATTGTGGCCCACAACCATCCGTCCGGCGACCCATCGCCATCGCCGGAGGATGTAAATGTGACGCGGCAGTTGGTGGCCGCCGGCAAGCTGTTAGACCTGGATGTGCTGGACCATATTGTCATCGGCCACCAGCGATATGTGTCGTTGAAAGAGCGTGGATTAGGGTTTGACGCTTAG
- a CDS encoding NmrA family NAD(P)-binding protein, whose protein sequence is MNGTILVTGATGNVGRELAQLLRDAGQQLRAAVVSAADAANLPEGVPWALFDFTNPATYAAAFAGVDRLFLLRPPHIANIARDMQPAIAYAAAAGVQHIVFLSLVGAEKNRFVPHAKVEALLMAGSVPYTLLRCGFFMQNLSTTHRQDIRDHDDIFVPAGRGKTAFVDVRDIAAVAARVLTEPGHAQQAYPLTGGEALDYGAVAALMSDALARPIGYSQPHFLRFAWRFWRRGHPLGYVAVMTAIYLTTRLGMAETVHPETAVLLNRPSITMRQFISDDAAVWQKTPQSQGI, encoded by the coding sequence ATGAATGGAACCATTTTAGTCACAGGGGCAACGGGCAACGTTGGCCGCGAACTGGCGCAACTGCTGCGCGACGCCGGGCAGCAGTTGCGGGCGGCCGTCGTGTCAGCCGCCGACGCGGCCAATCTACCAGAGGGCGTACCCTGGGCGCTGTTCGATTTCACCAACCCGGCCACTTACGCCGCAGCTTTTGCCGGCGTGGACCGGCTGTTCTTGCTGCGCCCGCCCCACATCGCCAACATCGCGCGGGATATGCAGCCGGCCATCGCCTATGCTGCCGCCGCAGGCGTGCAGCACATCGTTTTTCTGTCGTTGGTGGGGGCGGAGAAGAATCGGTTTGTGCCTCATGCCAAAGTCGAGGCGCTGCTGATGGCCGGTTCCGTGCCTTATACGCTGCTGCGCTGCGGTTTCTTCATGCAAAATCTGTCCACCACCCACCGGCAGGACATCCGCGACCATGACGACATTTTTGTACCGGCCGGTCGGGGCAAGACGGCGTTTGTGGATGTGCGAGACATCGCGGCGGTGGCGGCTCGAGTCCTGACGGAGCCGGGTCATGCACAGCAGGCTTATCCGCTGACGGGTGGGGAAGCGCTGGATTATGGGGCGGTGGCGGCGCTGATGAGCGACGCGTTGGCACGGCCAATCGGTTACAGTCAACCCCATTTTTTACGGTTTGCCTGGCGGTTCTGGCGGCGCGGCCATCCGCTCGGTTACGTGGCCGTGATGACGGCCATTTATCTGACAACGCGCCTGGGCATGGCGGAGACGGTGCATCCAGAAACGGCCGTTTTGCTCAACCGCCCGTCGATCACCATGCGCCAATTCATCAGCGATGACGCGGCTGTGTGGCAAAAAACACCGCAGTCACAAGGCATATAA
- a CDS encoding SRPBCC family protein, producing the protein MAHYLFVTTWKIDTDIENVWRLINEPEVWPTWWPAVESTRQLSPGGEDGIGSRWQFVFVSRLPYKLAFESQITHKEAPFILEGQASGELEGFGRWELSQEGSLTTTRYTWNVNTTKTWMNVLTPLLRPLFSWNHNVTMQACSEGMARYLGVSLASPASHGPTER; encoded by the coding sequence ATGGCCCATTACTTATTTGTTACCACCTGGAAAATTGATACAGATATTGAGAACGTTTGGCGACTGATCAACGAACCGGAAGTCTGGCCGACCTGGTGGCCTGCGGTCGAAAGCACCCGCCAGCTATCACCCGGAGGTGAAGACGGGATTGGCAGCCGCTGGCAGTTTGTCTTTGTCAGCCGCCTGCCCTACAAACTGGCTTTTGAGTCACAAATCACGCACAAAGAGGCGCCATTTATTCTTGAAGGCCAGGCTTCTGGCGAGCTGGAAGGCTTTGGCCGATGGGAACTGTCGCAAGAAGGCTCGTTGACGACGACGCGCTATACCTGGAATGTCAACACGACCAAAACGTGGATGAACGTCCTGACTCCGCTGCTGCGCCCTCTTTTTAGCTGGAATCATAACGTCACCATGCAGGCGTGCAGCGAGGGCATGGCCAGGTATCTGGGAGTGAGCCTGGCCAGCCCGGCCTCCCATGGCCCAACGGAGCGTTGA
- a CDS encoding FAD-dependent oxidoreductase, translating to MKHKYDDLPGKPISLWLDTTPQTNFPSLQDNLQVDVAIVGGGIVGLTTAALLKEQGKTVAVLEAKRIVEGVSGNTTAKVTSLHTLIYAYLIQHFGKEKAQIYANANETAIQQIANFVRDKQINCEFRRTAAYTYAESDEETAKIHDEVEAALKLGLPASFTEETPLPFLVKAAVRFDNQAQFHPRQYVLALAHDIPGDGSNIFEDTQVLDVSDDDPCVVTTNRGTIHAADVIVASHFPFNDKVLYATRLKPHRSYVLAARLAEPVPQGMFITTDSSHTMRHHSGADGEFLLVGGEGHIPGQDDDTVERYQRVEQWARENFNVKSIEYRWSTQDNQTLDRLPYVGRYSPVSHHVYVAAGFGGWGMTNSMVAGMLLRDLILERENPWAELYDPNRINLKSVPEFAKHSAQVAKHFVGDRLAVTDTVEPGEGKLVNTEDGAVAVYMAEDGNLTALSPACTHMGCFIQWNSAEKSWDCPCHGSRFAMDGTVIHGPALKNLEQVNVRAKEPI from the coding sequence ATGAAACATAAATATGATGATCTTCCTGGAAAACCAATTTCCCTCTGGCTGGACACGACACCCCAAACGAATTTCCCTTCTTTGCAAGACAACTTACAGGTGGATGTGGCTATCGTCGGCGGTGGCATTGTGGGCCTGACAACCGCTGCGCTGCTGAAAGAGCAGGGCAAAACAGTGGCTGTGCTGGAAGCAAAACGGATCGTTGAAGGCGTCAGCGGCAACACCACGGCAAAAGTAACCTCCTTGCACACCCTGATCTACGCCTATCTCATTCAGCATTTTGGCAAAGAAAAAGCGCAAATCTACGCCAATGCCAACGAGACTGCCATCCAACAAATAGCCAATTTCGTCCGGGATAAACAAATCAACTGCGAGTTTAGACGCACCGCAGCTTATACCTATGCTGAGTCCGACGAGGAAACAGCCAAAATCCATGATGAGGTAGAAGCAGCCTTAAAACTGGGGCTGCCCGCATCGTTCACCGAGGAGACGCCGCTGCCTTTTCTTGTTAAAGCAGCGGTACGCTTCGACAACCAGGCGCAATTTCATCCGCGCCAATACGTATTAGCTCTCGCCCACGATATTCCTGGCGACGGCAGTAATATTTTTGAAGATACCCAGGTTTTGGATGTTTCCGATGATGACCCTTGTGTTGTAACCACAAATCGGGGAACGATTCACGCCGCTGACGTTATTGTTGCCAGCCACTTCCCGTTTAATGACAAAGTTCTCTATGCCACCCGGCTGAAACCACATCGTTCCTATGTTTTGGCCGCCCGCCTGGCAGAACCAGTACCGCAGGGCATGTTTATCACCACTGATTCATCCCATACAATGCGCCATCATTCAGGAGCTGACGGCGAATTTCTATTGGTGGGGGGTGAAGGGCATATCCCCGGACAGGATGACGATACTGTAGAACGTTACCAACGGGTTGAGCAGTGGGCGCGTGAAAATTTCAACGTGAAATCTATCGAGTATCGTTGGTCTACACAGGACAATCAAACTCTGGATCGGCTGCCGTATGTTGGCCGTTATTCACCCGTCTCGCACCATGTTTACGTGGCTGCCGGTTTTGGTGGTTGGGGCATGACAAACAGCATGGTTGCTGGAATGCTCCTGCGCGATCTGATCTTGGAACGGGAAAATCCTTGGGCTGAGCTTTACGACCCGAACCGCATTAATCTGAAAAGCGTGCCCGAATTTGCCAAACATTCAGCACAAGTGGCTAAACATTTTGTGGGAGATCGTCTGGCAGTGACCGATACCGTCGAGCCGGGAGAAGGCAAGCTTGTCAACACAGAAGACGGAGCGGTAGCCGTTTATATGGCAGAAGATGGGAACCTCACTGCTTTGTCACCAGCCTGCACCCATATGGGTTGTTTTATTCAGTGGAATTCGGCGGAAAAGAGCTGGGATTGTCCGTGTCACGGATCGCGCTTTGCCATGGATGGCACGGTTATTCATGGTCCTGCACTTAAAAACTTGGAGCAGGTAAATGTCAGAGCTAAAGAACCGATCTGA
- a CDS encoding TetR/AcrR family transcriptional regulator, whose amino-acid sequence MASRREQIIETTCHLIEMQGYSATGLNQILAESGAPKGSLYYYFPEGKDELVEAAISQTSRLISERLRKGMDAYEQPAQAIPAFLRDLAQHVQASGFQAGGPITAVALEAASTNERLNNACRDAYRVWQSVIVEKLLSSGYEPVRARRLAVVTIALIEGAIILSRSERNVGPLLDAAVELERLL is encoded by the coding sequence ATGGCTTCACGACGAGAGCAAATTATCGAGACAACCTGCCACCTAATCGAAATGCAGGGCTATTCGGCAACCGGCCTGAACCAGATTTTGGCGGAGAGCGGCGCACCCAAAGGCTCGCTTTACTACTACTTCCCCGAAGGCAAGGATGAACTTGTCGAAGCGGCTATCAGCCAGACCAGCCGGCTTATCTCCGAGCGGCTGCGCAAGGGCATGGACGCCTATGAACAACCAGCCCAGGCGATTCCGGCTTTTTTGCGCGATCTGGCGCAGCACGTGCAGGCCAGTGGTTTCCAGGCGGGCGGGCCGATAACGGCCGTTGCCCTGGAAGCCGCCTCCACCAACGAACGCCTCAATAACGCCTGCCGCGACGCCTACCGCGTTTGGCAGTCAGTGATTGTAGAAAAGTTGTTAAGCAGTGGTTACGAGCCGGTGCGAGCGCGGCGGTTGGCTGTCGTCACTATTGCCCTGATTGAAGGGGCCATCATCCTCAGCCGCAGCGAGCGCAATGTCGGCCCGTTGTTGGACGCGGCCGTTGAGCTGGAGCGTCTGTTGTAA